GCATGGCAGATATGGTGCAACAGATTTTTTACAATTActgtaaataatttttgtaaCATACTTCTGTTTAATTTTCTGACCAGAAGTGTGCGTAGGATTGACATCTAAAATTGCTTTTTGATTAACCTGAGTTCAAAGGTAATTTGCTACTGTGAGTGGCAAAATGTGCAAAACACTTCAGTATCAAAACTTTGTCTCAGGAGGAGGTTTTTCAGGTTGACCCATGTTTGAGCTGATAACAGCGATGCCTGATTGTCCGTCTGTCCCGCCCCTCTCGTAATACGGCTGCTTTGGCTTTTCATTCAGCGCATACGGAGTGATGGACAGCTTCAGTTTCTGTTGGAGAAGTAGATACAGCCTTAATATTAACACACAACTAGATTTGACATGTACATTATATTGTTTTCAAATTACACCTATGCATCACCTGCATCAATGAGCCAGGCAGCACCCACAGTGTGTGAATGGCACCTAAAGGTATCCAAATTATGGAGGCCAATGCGATGACCCAGCCAATCCCCTGAGCCCAGTCAGGGAAGACATAATTCCCATAGCGGGCTGGTTTGAACTGGATGATTGAGAAAATCAGGATGACCTgccacacaaaaaaatgtttaaagtgagGGTTGTGACACTGCTGGATAGATTTTAGTTgtggatttatatatatatatatatatattttccccCTTTGGGAAAATCCAGGTGACTTACAGTGATGAGCACAGGATCAACAATTAACCAGCACACTCTGAAAAAGATGTTTGCTCCTCTGCCCGTCATCTCTTTTAGGTTGGCTGAAAGTCGTGTCACCCCTGCACAAGGAAAGGCATGTTAGAGCCTGAAAATGTCCAACTATGTGTCCATACATAATCATTTTAGCTGATAATGAAGTGAACATGTTGCCTCACCATAACTCCAACAGGTGGCAATGATCTCAAAGAATGCCAGAAACATGATGGACACTATGGCAGTGTAATGGTCCATCAGCTGGAACACATAGATTCCCACCTGTAAAGGGACACAGGCTTCAGGAGCAAACAGTTTCCCCATTATATggttaaagtttaaaatgtaagtTGCAGCCTGTACCTGCATGACACAAGGGATGCCTAACAGGAGGGCTACGCCACAAACAACGAGAACAAATAGTTCTTTCCGCTTGAAAACATTAATCAGATTTTGATAGAATTCATCCATGAGGCTGGTCACCATCACTTCAACCATTGCAAactggaagaaaaataaaggatttcTGAGTCATGCTGTAGCTCCTTGTAAATATTACagattatttactgtttttcctTGTGTGTGATCACTTAAATTTATGTTTACTACCTCACTGTCCAGTCCGAGGCAAAGCAGCATAAAGAAGAACATCACGGCCCAAAGCTGAGCTACTGGCATGTTGGCAAAGGCTTGTgggtaaacaataaaaaccaatccTGGACCTAGATGGATACACAGATACTCAGGATTGTGTTTTAATGATAAGAAATATCATTTAATGATTCTTCATGTTCTCACTTGTCTGTCAAGCATTTAATACATTAGTCTTGTGTTTAATACCAGATCGGGCATTTGTAATAGATCTAAAGATTACAAGTATCATCTCAAAGTCAGGGAATATCTTCACAGCTCGTCACTCATATAATGTTAGACTGTAGCTCCACCAGGATTATGGTCTCACAAAGCTGATTTTAACTCCACACAGGTCAGACAGACTATTGTAACTGCactataatttattaaatatatagcAAACTACGTACTTATCACTTTTTTGCTTTCTTACCATCCACAGCCAGTTGGCTGATGGGAATACCCTGAAGATAAGACATGTATccaaaagcagagaaaataacaaACCCTGCCAGGATGCTGGTGAGGGAATTGATAATTGATATGCTCAGTGTGTCCCTGTAGAGGAGAGAAGACTCTTTAGATCACTATAACCACACTAGAGGTCACTATTATTGCAGAATAAGGAGagtaaataaactgggatgtgTGACTGATTACTTCAGAACATTGTTGTTGAAGGAGTTGTAGCTGGACATGGCCAGGAGGGAACCAAACCCAATCCCGATGGAGTTGAAGATTTGAGCTGCAGCATTTACCCACACCtgcaaaacaactttaatcatCCCCATGCAGTCCTAATTTTAGTACTTTATCTCCAGCCTGCAGTTCTAGATTGGGTACCAGTTAGTAGTTATTTCTGTCCTACCTCAACCGAGAGGAGCTTGTCCCATTCTGGCACGATGAAGAAGATTATCCCATCTACTGCACCAGGAAGCTGCACATTATTAATCAGCAGGGCAATAAGAACAACGTATGGGAACAGCGCAGTGAAGTACACCACCTGTACACAGTCAAAAAAGGTACACATTCACCATCAGTTGGTCCATTTCTTCATCAACACGTCTgcattcctctctctctttttttaacctaCTTTGCCTGTTGATTTCACACCCTTAAAGATGCAAAAGTAAATGATTATCCAACCcaagatgaggatgaggaaaagCTCCCACCGCAGCATTCCTGCTTCCTCTACTCCATTTGTCTGGCCCAGCATCTTATACCTTCAAAGATGCCAAAAATGAAATGCTTTAAGACAATACTTTTCCATACCGAAACTATGTAAATGCATTGAAGACACCATCAAAACTACAATGAGCTGATTGCCCTTCTTTGTGCTTTCAATCAGtaattgtaattttattatagGAACTTAATAACATATAGTTTCTCATATTCTTTCATATGAGGCTTTTTAATGTCTCTGAGAATGGTTGCAAACAATATTTTGTCAATTTACTAATTAAATACTGTTCTTTGGGCCCTGGGGGTATTCAGCTACTGGATTCAGGCCATTTAAAGCTGAGGAATATTGTGACCTAACATGGGAAAGTTTAGCATCAGACCTTAAACAAGGATTTACATGACAAGAAAACCTAAATATGTCTCAATCTCAGTATAAATTACTATGAAATTCTGTGCAGACATTCACAGCATTAGACAGATTGTGCATTTTGGACCAAAAACTGAGGAGCATGTGTAATAAAAtgtgcctgttttttttattaaggcCCATCTGTAACTCTATCAAAATGTACAGTACAGAAACTCAACCCATTTTAATCTTTGCCATACATCTTGTTCAGCTAATTTACTATGCTTGGCAACCTCAAAAAATGGAGGAAGGGGTAAAAGAAGTTAATAAATCAGAAAAGATGAGTCCTGATTTTACTTACAGAACAGTACACTATGTGtacaaataaatgataaattcaAAAGACCCATCTTTATCTTCATCAGCTGGTGCTgtctatttaccatttattattCACATTTATCATTCATTACATCTTAAATTACAGCATAAATAAGGAAGTtactatatttttttcttattttttttattaaattaacattaGTATTTTTACTGACTGGAAGTAGAGGCTAAAATGACTCAATATTTCAcatactttaaaatattttatcttttttttcagtttcttatcACTGACCTTTACTTCGACTGATTTCCCTCTAAATTactgacaatttttttttttttttgcgagtTTCATGTAACTGCTGGAGTTAAACTTGTGTAACCAACTCAGCTTCCAGTAAACCTCTGGTTATTTAGTAACGCCGCTGTAAACAAATCATTATCTCCTCTAGTTTGAACATTCAGAGAACGAGTGCTGATTTTCCCACACGTTAAACATACTTGAAGAACTCTTGGCTAGCTGTGGAGGAGTAGCTGCTGTTGGTGGCGTGATTAGTGCAGTTTGGTGTGTTCCAGGTGTTGTTGCAGCTCTGCCATGGCAGCGGTGCCTGGAAAGAGCTGAAGAGATAATACAAGGCCCAGGTGATGACGACATTGTAGTAGGTGCACATGATAAAGGAGATTGCCACTGAAGCCATGCCCACTCCTGTAGTCAGACAAAgataacatgcatgtgttttcttCTTGGGGTCTATTTTTTAGTATGGGCAGTATTCATTCACTGGATGCAAGAACGCAAGCCAAATACCTTTTAACAGTGGGCAAACAGTAGCCAGGGCATGGACAGGCCCCCTCCTCGTGTACTGCCCCACAGTCAGCTCCATGTAGAGCAGAGGGATCCCCAACACCACCAGCATGAACAGGTATGGCACCAGAAAGGCACCTGAAAGAAAGCAGTGGTGAGTCAGCTCTCACTCACATAATGCTGGCTGTTAAAGTTAAGACCTTGCTTGTGCTGGCTTTATGGCATCCTTTAAACTTTAACTTTCATGAGTCATCCTACACTTGCATTACCTTCCTTATATCTTGGATAACAATCACGTGATATAACCAACCATAAAGTTTCATAGCTTAATAGCTAGGCAATCAATTTTCCTATCAGTTGTTCATCCACATACATATTCagtcaaaaacacaaacaacaacaaaaaaaaaacataaagaagccTAAAACATTCTGTAGACTGGGGCACCAGAAATAACAAAATACTGGAAATAAATGAGTCATAAAAATACaggaattttgtttgtttaacaaTATAAAACCCAGCCAGGAAGTATAAGTtacactatattatattatccCACTTTATTTCTACATACTATTGATAAGCTAGCAAGGTCTACGGTCACAGAAGTGTagtttacagaaacacaccacAGCTCTCAGCCTGTTAACATTATTCTGTTTGCAGCTTGCTTTCTTACCTCCTCCACTCCTGTAGCAGAGGTATGGGAACCTCCAAACATTGCCCAGGCCCACAGCACAGCCAATGCCGGCCAACGTGAACTCTATCTGCCTGCTCCATAACGGTCTGCTGACCTGTTGATCCATGCCTGCTCCCTGTGTCATCACTGTTGCTCGTCCAGGCCCAAACTCCATGGACAGGTTGACTGTGATTTAAGTGACTCTGGGGTGATAGAACCAGCCCTTTTGTCACCATTAATGATTAGCTTGGCAGACAGCTCTGAGCCTCACACGTGGggaaaagtttgttttattttacaggtGCCATAAAACTCAACTTAGACTGTGGTACTcatgataaaaattaaatcatttgcAGAATTTATATTTGCTAATTATAGAgcataattatttcattttgttgtgtAGATTTTTTGTGTCACTATCACAGC
The sequence above is a segment of the Melanotaenia boesemani isolate fMelBoe1 chromosome 15, fMelBoe1.pri, whole genome shotgun sequence genome. Coding sequences within it:
- the si:ch211-283g2.1 gene encoding sodium- and chloride-dependent GABA transporter ine — protein: MEFGPGRATVMTQGAGMDQQVSRPLWSRQIEFTLAGIGCAVGLGNVWRFPYLCYRSGGGAFLVPYLFMLVVLGIPLLYMELTVGQYTRRGPVHALATVCPLLKGVGMASVAISFIMCTYYNVVITWALYYLFSSFQAPLPWQSCNNTWNTPNCTNHATNSSYSSTASQEFFKYKMLGQTNGVEEAGMLRWELFLILILGWIIIYFCIFKGVKSTGKVVYFTALFPYVVLIALLINNVQLPGAVDGIIFFIVPEWDKLLSVEVWVNAAAQIFNSIGIGFGSLLAMSSYNSFNNNVLKDTLSISIINSLTSILAGFVIFSAFGYMSYLQGIPISQLAVDGPGLVFIVYPQAFANMPVAQLWAVMFFFMLLCLGLDSEFAMVEVMVTSLMDEFYQNLINVFKRKELFVLVVCGVALLLGIPCVMQVGIYVFQLMDHYTAIVSIMFLAFFEIIATCWSYGVTRLSANLKEMTGRGANIFFRVCWLIVDPVLITVILIFSIIQFKPARYGNYVFPDWAQGIGWVIALASIIWIPLGAIHTLWVLPGSLMQKLKLSITPYALNEKPKQPYYERGGTDGQSGIAVISSNMGQPEKPPPETKF